From Planctomycetota bacterium, a single genomic window includes:
- a CDS encoding HEAT repeat domain-containing protein, which yields MPNLPFRPPPGVHPTLRERRVAQRAQREEPAERAAGGLRRVPWFLLSCLIHACLLVLTALIFGSRPVPVAEVSGHVFEVGLLAERPSPAEVPKPREPERPPIKVEEPPPPPSKAEPEEQPPPVAPPPAAPEPARRDEPAAAQATPVLEVAGGPAPARDVFASRGPSARETAVRQWGGSAASERAVDAALEWLRVHQEPDGRWNDGDPQLKLAPGLSGLAVLAFLGKGHTHTDEGRYRDTVAHGLRYLLSIQTPEGRFGEPYLVGAEKNNRYLMYHQGIATMALAEAYAMTRDPALREPVRRAVAFIQRAQQDAGGWDYGDAPTGRNDTSVTGWQVMALKSAHAAGIEVGWETLFGIMRHLHLNTSAAGEVIYANREPGPWRRGPGMVAVGLFSYLALGWPRDCALAQQQADLLLANLPDWADMNRNDPRDPADCLHTMYYWYYGTLALFQMGGHWWTRWNAHLRDLLIARQCSDGDRKGSWDPPDRGFDAAGGRVYTTALNALTLEVYYRYLPFYREGALDALDVLEKATRVRSSDATRRRALLLLGSFNTPRAQDLLVGALDDPDPATRATAQRVLVDQKCERVVPDLLRQLESVSALARMQAVSSLTRFGDKRFVPHLIKALRDPERVVRDRAIQGLRKLTGEGFGFLADASAQNREEAVQLWERWWRGEVAQPPPGGIRGRVLVVDEQAPNVVVLDVGGDAAVHRGQRFEVRRDGKVIAVLQAEKVEPTLTMARVLERRGEPLREGDAIQSVAESPVAGAGGDQ from the coding sequence CCGGCGCGTGCCGTGGTTTCTGCTCTCCTGCCTGATCCACGCCTGCCTCCTGGTGCTCACCGCGCTGATCTTCGGCAGCCGCCCGGTGCCCGTGGCCGAGGTCTCGGGCCACGTGTTCGAGGTGGGCCTGCTCGCCGAGCGGCCGAGCCCGGCCGAGGTGCCCAAGCCCCGCGAACCGGAGCGGCCGCCCATCAAGGTGGAGGAGCCCCCGCCCCCGCCCTCGAAGGCGGAGCCAGAGGAGCAACCCCCGCCCGTTGCGCCTCCGCCGGCGGCGCCCGAGCCGGCCCGCCGCGACGAGCCCGCGGCCGCCCAGGCCACCCCCGTGCTCGAAGTGGCCGGCGGTCCAGCCCCCGCGCGCGATGTCTTCGCATCCAGAGGCCCCAGCGCGCGGGAGACCGCGGTCAGGCAATGGGGAGGGAGTGCCGCCTCGGAGCGCGCAGTGGACGCGGCGCTCGAATGGCTCCGCGTCCATCAGGAGCCCGATGGCAGGTGGAACGACGGCGACCCGCAGCTCAAGCTGGCCCCTGGGCTGTCGGGGCTGGCCGTGTTGGCGTTCCTGGGCAAGGGGCACACCCACACCGACGAGGGGCGATACCGCGACACGGTGGCCCACGGCCTTCGCTATCTGCTCAGCATACAGACCCCCGAGGGGCGCTTCGGCGAACCCTACCTGGTGGGCGCCGAGAAGAACAACAGGTACCTCATGTACCACCAGGGCATCGCCACCATGGCCCTGGCTGAGGCCTATGCGATGACGCGCGACCCCGCGCTACGCGAGCCCGTGCGGCGCGCCGTCGCGTTCATCCAGCGGGCGCAGCAGGACGCAGGAGGGTGGGACTACGGCGACGCGCCCACGGGCCGCAACGACACGTCGGTGACCGGCTGGCAGGTCATGGCCCTCAAGTCGGCCCACGCCGCGGGTATCGAGGTGGGGTGGGAGACGCTGTTCGGCATCATGCGCCACCTCCACCTCAACACCAGCGCCGCCGGCGAGGTGATCTACGCGAACCGCGAGCCCGGCCCGTGGCGGCGGGGGCCGGGCATGGTGGCCGTCGGCCTCTTCTCGTACCTCGCGCTGGGCTGGCCGCGGGACTGCGCCCTCGCACAGCAGCAGGCCGACCTCCTCTTGGCCAACTTGCCCGACTGGGCCGACATGAACCGAAACGACCCCCGCGACCCCGCGGATTGCCTCCACACGATGTACTACTGGTACTATGGCACGCTCGCCCTCTTCCAGATGGGCGGGCACTGGTGGACCCGATGGAACGCGCACCTGCGCGACCTGCTCATCGCCCGGCAGTGCTCCGACGGCGACAGGAAAGGAAGCTGGGACCCTCCCGACCGAGGCTTCGATGCCGCCGGAGGCCGAGTTTACACGACCGCGCTCAACGCGCTCACCCTGGAGGTCTACTATCGCTATCTCCCGTTCTACCGCGAAGGGGCCCTCGACGCCCTGGACGTGCTGGAGAAGGCGACGCGAGTGCGCAGCTCCGACGCCACCCGCCGCCGGGCGCTCCTGCTGCTCGGCTCGTTCAACACCCCGAGAGCCCAGGACCTGCTGGTGGGCGCGCTCGACGACCCCGACCCCGCCACCCGGGCGACGGCCCAACGCGTCCTGGTCGATCAGAAATGCGAACGCGTGGTGCCCGACCTGCTGCGCCAACTGGAGAGCGTGAGCGCCCTGGCCAGGATGCAGGCCGTATCGAGCCTCACGCGGTTCGGCGACAAGCGGTTTGTCCCCCACCTGATCAAGGCCCTGCGCGACCCGGAGAGAGTCGTGCGGGACCGCGCGATCCAGGGCCTGCGGAAGCTGACCGGCGAGGGCTTCGGGTTCCTCGCCGACGCCTCGGCGCAGAACCGCGAAGAGGCGGTGCAACTCTGGGAGCGTTGGTGGCGTGGCGAAGTGGCGCAACCGCCGCCCGGCGGCATCCGCGGCCGCGTGCTGGTGGTGGACGAGCAGGCCCCGAACGTGGTGGTGCTGGACGTGGGCGGCGACGCCGCGGTGCACCGGGGACAGCGCTTCGAGGTGCGGCGCGATGGCAAGGTGATCGCGGTGCTACAGGCCGAGAAGGTCGAGCCCACCCTCACCATGGCCCGCGTCCTCGAGCGACGCGGCGAGCCGCTGCGCGAGGGGGACGCCATCCAGTCGGTTGCCGAATCCCCTGTGGCGGGTGCCGGCGGCGACCAGTGA